The following proteins are co-located in the Williamwhitmania taraxaci genome:
- the pyrE gene encoding orotate phosphoribosyltransferase produces MKSIEKLIARELLQINAIKLNPANPFVWASGWNSPIYCDNRKTLAYPSVRGDIRNAFCKLLKEEFPTANAIAGVATGAIAHGVLVAEALDMPFSYVRSAPKGHGLTNLIEGEIKFGQKVVVIEDLISTGASSLAAVEALRNAGCDVLGMMAIFTYGFPQAQLAFEKAGCKLVTLSNYEVLIPEAIEMNYVDSASLETLGKWRNSPETWNK; encoded by the coding sequence ATGAAAAGTATAGAAAAACTGATAGCGCGGGAATTGTTGCAAATTAATGCAATTAAATTAAATCCTGCAAATCCATTTGTGTGGGCCTCGGGTTGGAATTCCCCAATATACTGTGATAATAGAAAGACATTAGCTTATCCTTCTGTAAGAGGTGATATTCGTAATGCATTCTGTAAATTGCTTAAGGAAGAGTTTCCTACTGCTAATGCCATTGCCGGTGTTGCCACTGGAGCAATTGCTCATGGTGTACTTGTTGCCGAGGCGTTGGATATGCCGTTTTCCTATGTTCGATCGGCACCCAAAGGTCATGGCCTTACGAATCTTATTGAGGGTGAGATCAAATTTGGGCAAAAGGTTGTCGTTATAGAGGATCTTATATCTACAGGAGCAAGTAGTTTGGCTGCAGTGGAGGCATTGCGTAATGCCGGTTGCGATGTTTTGGGTATGATGGCCATCTTTACCTATGGATTTCCGCAGGCTCAGTTGGCTTTTGAAAAGGCAGGTTGCAAGCTGGTTACACTCAGCAACTATGAAGTGCTCATTCCCGAAGCCATTGAAATGAACTACGTCGATTCGGCAAGCCTCGAAACTTTGGGCAAGTGGCGCAATAGCCCTGAAACCTGGAATAAATAA
- a CDS encoding NUDIX hydrolase: MYKVFFNHRSIEFVSKDFQVAGLNEAFFYFIQDNGEISRILRFFHNTSSIHCLVIVSENPKETFKVFNFHFMPITAAGGFVVNPAGEILLINRHKKWDLPKGKAEEGEIPSETALREVEEECGIQNISIECSLGETYHTYKLNGIPSIKKTYWFLMRFNGTETPTPQLEEDIHEVRWVNPIEIDTYLANTYNSLLDIFVRGVQQL; encoded by the coding sequence ATGTATAAAGTTTTTTTCAACCACAGGTCAATTGAGTTCGTAAGTAAAGACTTTCAAGTAGCCGGGTTAAACGAAGCTTTTTTTTATTTCATCCAAGATAATGGTGAAATTTCGCGCATATTAAGGTTTTTCCACAACACTTCGAGTATTCACTGCCTAGTAATTGTTTCGGAAAACCCCAAGGAGACCTTTAAGGTTTTCAACTTCCACTTTATGCCAATTACCGCAGCAGGCGGCTTTGTAGTAAACCCGGCAGGCGAAATTCTATTGATAAACCGGCACAAAAAATGGGATCTACCCAAGGGTAAAGCAGAGGAAGGCGAAATCCCAAGTGAAACAGCTCTACGCGAAGTAGAGGAGGAATGTGGGATACAAAACATTTCCATTGAATGCTCACTTGGAGAAACCTACCATACCTATAAGCTCAATGGAATCCCATCCATCAAGAAAACGTACTGGTTTCTAATGCGGTTCAATGGAACCGAGACACCAACACCACAACTCGAAGAAGATATCCATGAAGTTCGCTGGGTAAACCCGATTGAAATAGACACATATCTAGCAAACACCTACAACTCACTTCTCGACATCTTCGTAAGGGGTGTCCAGCAACTATAG
- a CDS encoding TlpA family protein disulfide reductase, with the protein MARLYKFAGLLLLLLVVSITLFSQKVSLQGCAPEYDGMEIVFYRFTDRISNSTAQLATVKLSTEGCFNTRFVLEETTQVFVDLGAIRGYFYAEKGKTYHLILPPYTPLREADRLNPYFKPDEIHLGVEESSPGELNYLIGTFDIVYNAEYNSAVNKAFEQKSLVEVDSLVLRLDTLYSNYHQPFFDAYRLYRMGFLEQMTMHRKARALSDAYFLNKPVQYANPAYMDLFNKVYDRYFVFYSRASRGKELIDAIGAKHSYALLKKVLRQNEVLSNDTLMEAVVLKSLHDGFYDDKFSRSSLLIILDSLYFNTSIPEHRVIAQNIREKVTKLLPGFVPPKFELFDLAGNKHSLDEYKGKYVYLNFGTSASYSCLQEFKSMVAIKKKYDKYLTIVSIMSDESEAELKSFVEQTGYDWIFLYYKNKPEVITDFDVRAFPSFFVIAPDGRILISPAAAPSEKFELKFFDLLKSRGDL; encoded by the coding sequence ATGGCGCGATTGTACAAATTCGCTGGACTGCTCTTGCTTTTGCTCGTTGTAAGCATTACCCTTTTTTCTCAGAAAGTTTCGCTCCAGGGTTGTGCTCCTGAATACGATGGGATGGAGATTGTCTTTTATCGCTTTACCGATCGCATTTCGAATTCAACCGCCCAATTGGCAACCGTTAAACTTTCAACAGAAGGGTGCTTTAATACTCGTTTTGTGCTGGAGGAAACCACTCAAGTGTTCGTTGATCTTGGTGCTATTCGTGGTTATTTTTACGCAGAGAAAGGTAAGACCTACCACCTTATTCTTCCTCCCTACACCCCTTTACGTGAGGCCGACCGGTTGAATCCATATTTTAAGCCCGATGAGATTCATCTTGGGGTGGAAGAGTCATCACCCGGAGAGTTGAATTACCTCATTGGAACATTCGATATTGTTTATAATGCCGAATACAACAGCGCCGTAAATAAGGCTTTTGAGCAAAAGAGCCTTGTGGAGGTTGACTCCTTGGTTTTGCGGCTTGATACCCTATACTCCAACTATCACCAGCCGTTCTTTGATGCCTATCGGTTATACCGAATGGGATTTCTTGAACAAATGACCATGCACCGGAAGGCGCGGGCCCTTTCAGATGCTTACTTTCTCAACAAACCGGTGCAGTATGCCAATCCTGCCTACATGGATCTATTTAATAAAGTTTATGACCGCTACTTTGTTTTTTACTCGCGCGCAAGCAGAGGGAAAGAATTAATCGACGCCATTGGTGCCAAGCATAGCTATGCCTTGCTGAAAAAGGTTCTACGCCAAAACGAGGTGCTTTCCAACGATACCTTGATGGAGGCGGTAGTCCTGAAGAGCCTGCACGATGGTTTTTACGACGATAAGTTTTCCCGCTCTTCTTTGCTTATAATATTAGATTCCCTGTACTTCAATACTTCCATTCCCGAGCATAGGGTTATCGCCCAGAATATTCGGGAAAAGGTTACTAAACTATTGCCGGGATTTGTTCCACCAAAGTTTGAACTTTTCGATCTGGCAGGGAATAAGCACAGCCTCGATGAGTATAAAGGGAAATACGTTTATCTGAATTTTGGAACTTCGGCAAGCTATTCCTGCCTTCAGGAATTTAAGAGCATGGTGGCTATAAAAAAGAAGTATGACAAGTATCTCACAATTGTCTCAATCATGTCCGACGAAAGTGAGGCGGAACTGAAAAGTTTTGTGGAGCAAACTGGGTATGACTGGATATTTTTGTACTACAAGAATAAACCGGAGGTAATAACCGATTTTGATGTTCGTGCTTTTCCCTCTTTTTTTGTGATTGCACCCGATGGCCGGATTCTTATTTCTCCTGCAGCGGCACCTTCCGAAAAATTTGAATTGAAATTTTTTGACCTGCTTAAGTCGCGGGGCGACCTATAG
- a CDS encoding porin family protein, with the protein MKVKAVLLVAFAFVAMNVNGQDLKFGAKGGLNFANMGKDANTDMRVGFHVGGFAQYGINESFMLQPEVLISLEGAKADMGTSTENLNLTWLNIPIMGVYKIGAVQGLSLEAGPQLGFLMSAKYDGHDIKDGYKSVNISLNLGAGYAVNEQIGVGLRYCIGLSDLNDTGFNSEVSQNNFQLSVAYKF; encoded by the coding sequence ATGAAAGTGAAAGCAGTATTACTAGTGGCCTTTGCGTTTGTTGCAATGAATGTAAATGGGCAAGACCTTAAGTTTGGTGCAAAAGGTGGGTTGAACTTTGCAAATATGGGCAAGGATGCAAATACGGATATGCGCGTTGGTTTCCACGTTGGCGGTTTTGCACAGTACGGAATTAATGAAAGTTTTATGTTGCAGCCAGAAGTGCTTATATCACTTGAGGGTGCAAAGGCTGATATGGGAACTTCAACTGAGAATCTGAATCTGACATGGTTAAATATCCCAATTATGGGTGTTTATAAGATCGGGGCAGTTCAAGGACTAAGCCTAGAGGCTGGTCCTCAACTTGGTTTTTTGATGAGTGCGAAATATGATGGACATGATATTAAAGATGGCTATAAAAGTGTAAATATTTCTTTGAATCTTGGAGCAGGATATGCCGTTAATGAACAAATAGGTGTTGGTTTACGCTACTGCATCGGCCTGTCGGATCTTAATGATACCGGATTTAATAGTGAAGTTAGCCAAAACAACTTCCAACTTAGTGTTGCTTACAAATTCTAA
- the coaD gene encoding pantetheine-phosphate adenylyltransferase, translating to MQERVAVFPGSFDPFTVGHESIVLRSLSIFSHVVIAVGYNSSKKSLFPLETRIRMIEKIFEAYPNVTVSSYQGLTVDFCKGINAGYLLRGLRTASDFEFERAIAQVNRMMDENLETVFLLTSPELTPVNSTIVRDILIHGGDANMFIPKSINIADYMNELNRS from the coding sequence ATGCAAGAAAGAGTTGCTGTTTTTCCGGGTTCGTTCGATCCGTTTACCGTTGGGCACGAATCCATTGTGCTTCGGTCGTTGAGCATATTTAGCCATGTGGTTATTGCTGTAGGATACAACTCGAGCAAGAAAAGTCTCTTTCCGCTTGAGACTAGGATTCGCATGATAGAAAAGATTTTCGAGGCATACCCAAACGTTACGGTGAGTAGCTATCAGGGATTAACGGTCGATTTTTGCAAGGGCATTAACGCCGGCTACCTCCTTCGTGGGCTTAGGACTGCATCCGATTTTGAATTTGAGCGAGCTATTGCTCAGGTTAATAGGATGATGGATGAGAACCTCGAAACAGTTTTCTTGCTCACATCACCCGAACTTACCCCTGTAAACTCTACAATTGTGCGGGATATCCTTATCCATGGTGGCGATGCAAATATGTTTATTCCGAAGAGCATCAATATTGCCGATTATATGAACGAGTTGAATCGTTCGTAA